The Bradysia coprophila strain Holo2 chromosome X unlocalized genomic scaffold, BU_Bcop_v1 contig_12, whole genome shotgun sequence genome window below encodes:
- the LOC119067330 gene encoding cytoplasmic dynein 1 light intermediate chain 1, whose amino-acid sequence MEITSQMNNNNGSARKKDTNDAKENLWSEILADVQNQGSTKLPSNKSVLVLGDNSSGKTTLIAKLQGVEDPKKGSGLEYAYIDVRDEYRDDLTRLGVWVLDGDPGHSNLLKFALNESNYAHTLVILTVSMTSPWSWLDQLQNWMKVLADHVDQLKIDSDDRQESRQRLVTAWQNYCETGDHLDPSSPIKRTVRIPSVDDEDVLPLPDGAFTTNIGLDMVVVVTKTDYMTTLEKEYDYKDEHFDFMQQWIRRFCLQHGASLFYTSVKEDKNCDLLYKYLTHRIYDLPFRTPALVVEKDAVLIPAGWDNMNKISILHENMQTCKPDEYYTDVITAPPTRKTVSNREVEVQTEDEQAFLARQQQLLMQGQSPSSRGESPMRTPSGPKSTPRAPIDGKLNSGTPGGEGVLANFFNSLLNKKAGSPGSSPNAAASPRSLNGTVDISDITAMRSDAAAELDRLTRKKEMDCTQTDC is encoded by the exons atggaaattacatcacaaatgaataataataatggaaGTGCACGGAAAAAGGATACAAACGATGCAAAGGAAAATTTGTG GTCCGAAATATTGGCAGACGTGCAAAATCAAGGCAGCACAAAATTACCGTCAAACAAATCAGTTCTGGTGTTAGGTGACAATTCTTCCGGTAAAACAACGCTTATCGCAAAATTGCAGGGTGTTGAGGATCCGAAAAAGGGTTCAGGACTTGAATACGCTTACATTGATGTCCGAGACGAGTACAGAGACG ACTTAACTCGATTAGGCGTTTGGGTATTGGATGGTGATCCAGGCCATTCCAATTTGCTGAAATTTGCCCTTAACGAATCAAACTACGCTCACACATTAGTAATACTCACAGTGTCAATGACCTCACCGTGGAGTTGGCTGGATCAACtgcaaaattggatgaaagTTTTGGCTGATCATGTGGACCAATTGAAAATCGACTCAG ATGACAGACAGGAATCACGACAGCGACTTGTTACCGCTTGGCAAAATTATTGTGAAACGGGCGATCATTTAGATCCTAGTTCACCGATTAAGCGAACGGTTCGTATTCCGTCGGTGGACGATGAAGATGTCTTACCACTTCCAGATGGAGCGTTCACGACAAATATAGGCCTGGATATGGTAGTTGTTGTAACAAAG ACTGATTACATGACTACATTGGAAAAGGAGTATGATTACAAAGACGaacatttcgattttatgCAACAATGGATCCGACGATTTTGTCTTCAACACGGAGCGTCGCTATTCTATACCAGTGTAAAGGAAGACAAAAATTGTGATCTGCTGTACAAGTATTTAACACATCGAATTTACGATTTACCATTCCGGACACCTGCCTTGGTTGTGGAAAAGGATGCGGTTTTGAT ACCCGCCGGTTGGGATAACATGAATAAGATTAGTATTCTGCACGAAAATATGCAAACCTGTAAACCAGACGAGTACTACACAGATGTGATAACGGCTCCACCAACGAGAAAG ACTGTCTCGAATCGTGAAGTCGAAGTGCAAACAGAAGATGAGCAAGCATTTCTAGCACGACAGCAACAATTACTTATGCAAGGGCAAAGTCCATCAAGTAGAGGCGAATCGCCGATGCGCACTCCCAGTGGTCCAAAGTCGACGCCTAGAGCGCCG ATTGACGGCAAATTGAATTCCGGTACGCCTGGCGGTGAAGGGGTCTTAGCGAATTTCTTCAATTCACTGTTGAACAAAAAAGCTGGATCGCCTGGTAGTAGTCCGAATGCGGCCGCTTCTCCTCGTTCACTGAATGGAACCGTAGATATTAGCGATATAACGGCAATGCGATCTGATGCGGCGGCTGAATTAGATCGGTTGACGCGTAAGAAAGAAATGGATTGCACACAAACAGATTGTTGA
- the LOC119067334 gene encoding NIF3-like protein 1 codes for MRYLTTRLSAIVKPVLAKSRFIHKVMQDEPKFFTLPEMVRVLEEFAPLSLAEKWDNVGLLIEPTKPRIVRSALVVNDLTEKVLENAINSSVDLIISYHPPIFVPMKRISQSNWKDRIVAKCLENQIAVYSPHTAWDAVDGGINDWLCSVITGKGVQFDSRPITPNITDPNRGAGRIIEMNQSKPFESVVETIKAGSNLNHVQIAIGSNQNMCSEIKTIALCAGSGASGLKGVPADLYVTGEMSHHDVLDAVHRNISVVLMNHSNSERGFFEVFRSEFYKRFCSDSSDPKLTKILLDSVDDQDPLKTY; via the exons GATATTTGACAACACGTCTATCGGCAATCGTTAAACCTGTCCTAGCTAAATCGCGATTTATACACAAAGTCATGCAAgacgaaccgaaattttttactttaccgGAAATGGTTAGAGTCCTCGAAGAGTTTGCTCCGCTTAGTTTAGCCGAAAAGTGGGATAATGTGGGTTTATTGATAGAACCCACCAAACCGAG AATCGTGAGATCTGCGCTCGTTGTAAATGATCTGACGGAAAAGGTACTGGAGAATGCCATCAATTCATCAGTTGATTTGATAATATCGTATCATCCGCCAATATTTGTTCCTATGAAGAGAATTAGCCAAAG CAACTGGAAGGATCGTATCGTAGCAAAATGTTTGGAGAACCAGATAGCTGTTTACTCTCCTCACACTGCCTGGGATGCTGTCGATGGTGGCATTAACGACTGGTTATGTTCGGTCATAACTGGGAAAGGTGTTCAGTTCGACAGTCGTCCTATTACTCCAAACATAACCGATCCGAATAGGGGTGCTGGTCGTATCATTGAAATGAACCAATCGAAACCTTTCGAATCGGTTGTGGAAACCATTAAAGCCGGATCGAACCTCAACCATGTACAAATTGCCATCGGATCGAATCAAAATATGTGTAGCGAAATTAAAACGATAGCACTGTGTGCCGGTTCGGGCGCTTCTGGTCTTAAAGGAGTGCCAGCTGATTTATACGTTACGG GTGAGATGTCGCATCACGATGTGCTCGATGCCGTTCACCGTAACATTAGTGTAGTGTTGATGAACCACAGCAACTCCGAGCGGGGATTCTTCGAAGTATTTCGATCCGAGTTCTACAAACGATTTTGCAGTGACTCTAGTGATCCtaagttgacgaaaattttgttagaTTCGGTAGACGATCAGGATCCTTTAAAAACCTACTGA
- the LOC119067333 gene encoding uncharacterized protein LOC119067333, whose protein sequence is MAAMDTTIDWQTSCHELKDRGEHLLKSGKWADCHFLVGAEPNQIMLPAHKLIMSMASPVFDAMFNGGLPEKNDPIEILDVQPEAFKSLMEYIYTDKISINSVDRAFDLCYVAKKYMIPYVVEVCTKFLWSDLCPKNVCRAFEFANLFEEPRLAERCLQIICSKTMDILSDTSFEDIELSTLLTILDQEYLHIESELDLFNAMAHYADKHDYRKPITKEEEEQLNNAGEGTSTSQQQDEMRNNVDDRHTTFREAIRKIRFLTLTPKQFAENVVRTNILNQSEAFAILMNISSPTHDICPMPDGFSLSTKPRTYEPCLAVVPPQDVVRVQPFYGFSEEQIALTQNGLREPTSSRSALEASRNVMETRKFYATRTIRQHESIDYFNTSVSDCSLTFMVDRSICITGIQVPTQVLGDQICHAGLIPDRYSELLYAHLLDSQGSRLTYTHSSSRVRFDSLLEISFDRPIYIIRNKVYKIGVAFNKSGWYPMCTCVPLITCENVCFTFNVGSPNESVRDGLIRAIVFQLTRVN, encoded by the exons atg GCTGCAATGGACACAACAATCGACTGGCAAACATCTTGCCATGAACTGAAAGACCGAGGTGAACATTTGCTAAAAAGTGGCAAATGGGCCGATTGCCATTTCTTGGTCGGAGCCGAACCGAATCAAATCATGCTGCCCGCACACAAACTCATCATGTCAATGGCATCACCC GTTTTCGATGCTATGTTCAATGGCGGACTTCCTGAAAAGAATGATCCAATCGAAATATTGGATGTGCAGCCTGAGGCATTCAAATCATTGATGGA GTACATTTACACCGACAAGATCAGCATCAACAGCGTGGATAGAGCGTTCGATCTGTGTTATGTGGCGAAGAAGTATATGATTCCGTACGTGGTCGAAGTGTGtacgaaatttttgtggtcggATTTATGTCCGAAAAATGTTTGCCGAGCATTCGAATTCGCCAATTTATTCGAAGAGCCTCGTTTAGCTGAACGATGCCTACAG ATTATTTGCTCTAAAACGATGGACATTCTGTCTGATACCAGCTTCGAGGACATCGAACTATCAACATTGTTGACCATTCTAGACCAAGAATACTTGCACATCGAATCTGAATTGGACTTATTCAACGCAATGGCGCACTATGCCGACAAACATGACTACCGGAAACCAATTA ccaaagaagaagaagaacaactCAATAATGCTGGTGAAGGTACTTCGACCAGCCAACAACAGGATGAAATGCGTAACAATGTCGACGACCGGCATACAACATTTCGAGAAGCAATTcggaaaattcgttttttgactCTCACTCCCAAACAGTTTGCCGAAAATGTTGTCCGAACAAATATCCTAAATCAATCAG AGGCATTCGCCATTCTAATGAACATATCCAGTCCAACACATGACATTTGTCCGATGCCCGACGGATTTAGTTTAAGCACAAAGCCGAGAACGTACGAACCGTGTTTGGCGGTCGTACCTCCGCAGGACGTCGTTCGTGTGCAGCCGTTTTACGGCTTCAGCGAAGAGCAAATTGCATTAACACAAAATGGACTGCGGGAGCCGACCTCATCACGTAGTGCGTTGGAAGCGTCACGAAACGTAATGGAAACCCGAAAATTTTACGCCACACGAACGATTCGCCAGCACGAATCAATTGATTATTTCAACACGAGCGTGTCGGACTGCTCTCTAACATTTATGGTCGACCGAAGCATATGCATCACGGGTATCCAAGTACCTACTCAGGTACTGGGCGATCAAATCTGTCATGCTGGACTGATACCAGATAGATATTCCGAACTACTGTACGCTCATCTGCTCGATTCACAAGGATCCCGGCTAACGTATACACATTCCTCTTCGCGCGTCCGCTTCGATTCGTTGCTGGAAATTTCGTTCGATCGACCCATTTACATTATACGGAACAAGGTCTACAAAATCGGTGTGGCATTCAACAAATCCGGCTGGTATCCGATGTGCACTTGTGTGCCCTTGATTACATGCGAAAATGTATGCTTCACATTCAATGTTGGTTCACCGAATGAATCGGTGCGGGATGGTTTGATTCGGGCGATTGTATTCCAGTTGACGCGCGTGAATTGA